A genome region from Microbacterium terricola includes the following:
- a CDS encoding thymidine kinase encodes MAKLYFRFGAMNSGKSTSLLQAAYNYEERGQHVLLAKPEIDTKGADQIDSRLGVKREVDFLIRPDDDVRALFAAHRERVRMDAAAALIPDTETRHTDVACLLIDEAQFLTPAQVDDLLRIVVLDRIPVLAYGIRTDFQTRAFPGSARLLELAHSLEELKTICRCGRKALFNARLVGGRFVFDGDQVAIDELSADRVTYESMCAECYLRESKGQLA; translated from the coding sequence GTGGCCAAGCTCTACTTCCGCTTCGGGGCGATGAACTCCGGCAAATCGACGTCCCTGCTGCAGGCCGCGTACAACTACGAGGAGCGCGGTCAGCACGTCCTGCTGGCCAAGCCCGAGATCGACACCAAGGGCGCCGACCAGATCGACAGCCGGCTCGGCGTGAAGCGCGAGGTCGACTTCCTCATCCGCCCGGACGACGACGTGCGCGCCCTGTTCGCCGCCCATCGCGAGCGGGTGCGGATGGATGCTGCCGCCGCCCTCATCCCCGACACCGAGACCCGGCACACCGACGTGGCGTGCCTGCTCATCGACGAGGCGCAGTTCCTCACCCCCGCACAGGTCGACGACCTGCTGCGGATCGTGGTGCTGGACCGCATCCCCGTGCTCGCGTACGGGATCCGCACCGACTTCCAGACGCGGGCGTTCCCCGGCTCCGCGCGGCTGCTCGAGCTGGCGCACAGCCTCGAGGAGCTGAAGACGATCTGCCGGTGCGGACGGAAGGCGCTGTTCAACGCGCGCCTCGTCGGCGGGCGCTTCGTGTTCGACGGCGACCAGGTCGCCATCGACGAACTGTCGGCCGACCGGGTCACCTACGAGTCGATGTGCGCGGAGTGCTATCTGCGCGAATCCAAGGGTCAGCTGGCCTGA
- a CDS encoding DUF1295 domain-containing protein codes for MDPLLLVVVIAGAVCAFCWIASLITKDTSWVDRIWSIAPVVYVWVFAIAAITDEADAVRLVVMAVLVTAWGARLTFNFARKGGYTGMEDYRWAVLRGRMKPWQFQLFNLFFIVLYQNALLVLISLPAYVAWLNPTPFGMWDAVFAALFAAFLVGETVADQQQWDFHQEKAKAGGHLEPGFLTTGVFAWSRHPNFFFEQAQWWAFYAIGAVAAGEWLNPSIVGAALLTVLFIGSTLFTESLTAAKYPAYAGYRKSTSMLVPLPPRWQGARTRAQAS; via the coding sequence ATGGATCCCCTGCTCCTCGTCGTCGTCATCGCGGGCGCCGTATGCGCCTTCTGCTGGATCGCCTCCCTCATCACGAAGGACACGTCCTGGGTCGACCGGATCTGGTCGATCGCGCCGGTCGTCTACGTGTGGGTGTTCGCGATCGCCGCGATCACGGACGAAGCGGATGCTGTCCGCCTCGTCGTCATGGCGGTGCTCGTCACGGCGTGGGGCGCCAGGCTGACGTTCAACTTCGCCCGCAAGGGCGGCTACACCGGCATGGAGGACTACCGCTGGGCGGTCCTGCGCGGGCGGATGAAGCCGTGGCAGTTCCAGCTGTTCAACCTGTTCTTCATCGTCCTGTACCAGAACGCCCTGCTCGTCCTGATCAGCCTGCCCGCCTACGTGGCGTGGCTGAACCCGACGCCCTTCGGCATGTGGGATGCCGTCTTCGCGGCGCTGTTCGCGGCCTTCCTGGTGGGCGAGACCGTCGCCGACCAGCAGCAGTGGGACTTCCATCAGGAGAAGGCGAAGGCGGGGGGACACCTCGAGCCGGGCTTCCTGACGACGGGCGTGTTCGCCTGGAGTCGCCACCCGAACTTCTTCTTCGAGCAGGCGCAGTGGTGGGCGTTCTACGCGATCGGCGCCGTGGCGGCCGGCGAATGGCTGAACCCCTCGATCGTCGGTGCCGCCCTGCTGACGGTGCTGTTCATCGGATCGACGCTGTTCACCGAGTCGCTGACGGCCGCGAAGTACCCCGCGTACGCCGGGTACCGGAAGTCCACGTCGATGCTGGTGCCCCTCCCGCCGCGGTGGCAGGGAGCACGCACGCGCGCTCAGGCCAGCTGA
- a CDS encoding RNA polymerase sigma factor: MTAGIHRTVDAVWRIEGARIVATLAKATGDVGLAEDLAQAAVVEALEQWPSVGVPRNPGAWLTTVAKRRAIDEWRRRSMREEKQLLLAHDLSAYTEAEWEPIDDDVLRLVFTACHPALSRESQVALTLRVVAGLSTTEIARMLLVPVATVQARITRAKKTLSAAQVPFETPGPADWTARLGGVLGVVYLIFTEGYAATSGDRWMRTDLAQEALRLGRVLAGLMPREAEAHALVALMELQASRFAARVTADGAPVLLADQDRSRWDRGAIARGRAALATADSRGRGRGPYALQAAIAERHAVAASVAETDWDEIVVLYEALGRIAPSPVVELNRAVAVSMATGPATALQIVDRLAAEGALRGSYLLPSVRGELLARLGRTAEARSELLIAAGLTANDRQAAVLRSKAAAL; the protein is encoded by the coding sequence GTGACCGCCGGCATCCACCGCACGGTCGACGCCGTCTGGCGCATCGAGGGCGCGCGCATCGTCGCGACGCTCGCGAAGGCGACCGGCGACGTCGGCCTCGCGGAGGACCTCGCGCAGGCGGCGGTCGTCGAGGCCCTCGAGCAGTGGCCATCGGTGGGTGTCCCGCGCAATCCGGGCGCGTGGCTCACCACCGTCGCGAAGCGCCGGGCGATCGACGAATGGCGGCGCCGCTCGATGCGGGAGGAGAAGCAGCTCCTGCTGGCGCACGACCTCTCCGCGTACACGGAGGCCGAGTGGGAGCCGATCGACGACGACGTGCTGCGTCTCGTGTTCACGGCCTGCCACCCTGCGCTCTCGCGGGAGTCGCAGGTGGCGCTGACGCTGCGGGTGGTGGCGGGCCTGTCGACCACCGAGATCGCCCGGATGCTGCTGGTGCCCGTCGCGACCGTGCAGGCGCGCATCACGCGGGCGAAGAAGACGCTCAGCGCCGCGCAGGTGCCGTTCGAGACGCCCGGGCCCGCCGACTGGACCGCACGGCTCGGCGGGGTGCTCGGGGTGGTGTACCTGATCTTCACAGAGGGCTACGCCGCGACGAGCGGCGACCGGTGGATGCGCACCGACCTCGCCCAGGAGGCGCTCCGGCTGGGCCGCGTGCTGGCCGGGCTGATGCCGCGCGAGGCCGAAGCCCACGCGCTCGTCGCGCTGATGGAGCTGCAGGCATCCCGGTTCGCCGCCAGGGTCACTGCGGACGGAGCGCCGGTGCTGCTCGCCGACCAGGACCGGAGCAGGTGGGACCGTGGCGCGATCGCGCGAGGGCGGGCAGCCCTCGCGACCGCGGATTCCCGCGGGCGCGGCCGTGGGCCGTACGCGCTGCAGGCCGCGATCGCCGAGCGCCACGCGGTGGCGGCATCGGTCGCAGAGACGGACTGGGACGAGATCGTCGTGCTCTACGAGGCGCTCGGCCGGATCGCCCCGAGCCCGGTCGTCGAGCTGAACCGCGCCGTCGCGGTGTCGATGGCCACAGGTCCGGCGACGGCGCTGCAGATCGTCGACCGGCTCGCGGCAGAGGGTGCGCTGCGCGGGTCGTACCTGCTCCCGAGCGTGCGGGGCGAGCTGCTCGCGCGACTCGGGCGCACCGCGGAGGCCCGGTCCGAGCTGCTCATCGCCGCGGGGCTGACCGCCAACGACCGCCAGGCCGCCGTGCTGCGCAGCAAGGCCGCCGCGCTCTGA
- a CDS encoding pyrimidine dimer DNA glycosylase/endonuclease V, protein MRLWSLHPSLLDRAALVACWREGLLAQAVLSGKTRGYTRHPQLERFRAADEPLAAIDHFLTQQQIEATVRGYRFDRTRIQIPDAAAPAIPVTQGQLDYEFAHLRMKVSVRAPEWFRLLPPRPTAADTFTVVPGGIESWERP, encoded by the coding sequence ATGAGGCTCTGGTCGCTGCACCCGTCGCTCCTGGACCGCGCAGCCCTGGTCGCGTGCTGGCGGGAGGGGCTTCTCGCCCAGGCGGTGCTCTCCGGGAAGACCCGCGGCTACACGCGCCATCCGCAGCTGGAGCGCTTCCGCGCCGCGGACGAGCCGCTCGCGGCCATCGACCACTTCCTCACGCAGCAGCAGATCGAGGCGACGGTGCGCGGCTACCGGTTCGACCGCACCCGCATCCAGATCCCGGATGCTGCGGCCCCCGCGATCCCGGTCACCCAGGGTCAGCTCGACTACGAGTTCGCGCACCTGCGCATGAAGGTGTCCGTGCGGGCGCCGGAGTGGTTCCGGCTGCTTCCGCCCCGCCCGACCGCGGCCGACACCTTCACGGTCGTGCCCGGTGGCATCGAGTCCTGGGAACGGCCCTGA
- a CDS encoding YciI family protein has protein sequence MAKYMLIMRNSGSVENYEDMDFEAVINAMGAYNESMIKAGVLLGGDGLTDAAQGAVVEFTADAPIVSDGPYGETHELFNGFWTIQASTQEEAIEWAKRAPLTAGNKIEVRRMTDDSDFADYQDNEYIQKEKVWRADERQG, from the coding sequence ATGGCCAAGTACATGCTCATCATGCGCAACAGCGGGTCCGTCGAGAACTACGAGGACATGGACTTCGAGGCGGTCATCAACGCGATGGGCGCCTACAACGAGTCGATGATCAAGGCCGGCGTGCTGCTGGGCGGCGATGGACTGACGGATGCGGCGCAGGGCGCCGTCGTCGAGTTCACCGCGGACGCGCCGATCGTCTCGGACGGCCCCTACGGCGAGACCCACGAGCTGTTCAACGGGTTCTGGACCATCCAGGCGTCCACGCAGGAGGAGGCGATCGAGTGGGCCAAGCGCGCTCCCCTCACCGCGGGCAACAAGATCGAGGTGCGTCGCATGACCGACGACTCCGACTTCGCCGACTACCAGGACAACGAGTACATCCAGAAGGAGAAGGTGTGGCGCGCAGACGAGCGCCAGGGGTGA
- a CDS encoding malate:quinone oxidoreductase translates to MSEPVDVVLIGGGIMSATLGTLISELQPDWKIVVYERLSDLAQESSNAWNNAGTGHAALCELNYMPEGKDGSVDAAKAVQINEQFQQSRQFWSSLIGEGVLDGPETFINSTPHMTFVRGEKDVAYLKKRYEALTQEPLFAGIQYSEDSRVINQWAPLLMQKRRAGEPFAATRVPAGTDVDFGALTRQLFANLEAKGAEVVLNREVRGLKKLKDGTWRVRWRNTIGRTPGETRARFVFVGAGGWALKLLQSSRIPEISGYGVFPIGGQFLKTSNPAVVAQHKAKVYSQASVGAPPMSVPHLDTRVVDGEASLLFGPFATFSPKFLKQGKITDIVAQVRPGNLWPMIKVAVDNPSLITYLVGELLKTHRKKVDSLRVFMPTAKDEDWTLIQAGQRAQVMKKDPEKGGVLQFGTEVVSAEDGSIAGLLGASPGASTAVSIMLGLLKDCFPDRIGEWEPRLRELIPSYGDTLNPRPEAAAEVLAETAEALALTA, encoded by the coding sequence GTGAGTGAACCTGTCGATGTCGTGCTGATCGGCGGTGGCATCATGAGTGCCACGCTGGGCACCCTGATCTCCGAACTGCAGCCCGACTGGAAGATCGTCGTCTACGAGCGACTCTCCGACCTCGCGCAGGAGAGCTCGAACGCCTGGAACAACGCCGGCACCGGCCACGCGGCCCTCTGCGAGCTGAACTACATGCCCGAGGGCAAGGACGGCTCCGTCGACGCCGCGAAGGCCGTGCAGATCAACGAGCAGTTCCAGCAGAGCCGCCAGTTCTGGTCGTCGCTGATCGGCGAAGGCGTGCTGGACGGCCCCGAGACGTTCATCAACTCCACCCCGCACATGACGTTCGTGCGCGGCGAGAAGGATGTCGCCTACCTGAAGAAGCGCTACGAGGCGCTCACCCAGGAGCCGTTGTTCGCCGGCATCCAGTACTCCGAGGACTCCCGCGTCATCAACCAGTGGGCACCGCTGCTGATGCAGAAGCGACGAGCCGGCGAGCCGTTCGCCGCGACCCGCGTGCCCGCGGGCACCGACGTCGACTTCGGTGCGCTCACCCGCCAGCTGTTCGCGAACCTCGAGGCCAAGGGTGCCGAGGTCGTCCTCAATCGCGAGGTGCGTGGCCTCAAGAAGCTCAAGGACGGCACCTGGCGGGTCCGCTGGCGCAACACCATCGGCCGCACGCCGGGTGAGACGCGTGCGCGTTTCGTTTTCGTCGGCGCGGGCGGCTGGGCGCTGAAGCTCCTCCAGTCCTCGCGCATCCCCGAGATCTCGGGCTACGGCGTGTTCCCGATCGGCGGGCAGTTCCTGAAGACCAGCAACCCCGCCGTCGTCGCGCAGCACAAGGCCAAGGTGTACTCCCAGGCCTCCGTCGGCGCTCCGCCGATGTCGGTGCCGCACCTGGACACCCGCGTCGTCGACGGCGAGGCGTCGCTGCTGTTCGGCCCGTTCGCGACGTTCAGCCCGAAGTTCCTCAAGCAGGGCAAGATCACCGACATCGTCGCCCAGGTGCGCCCCGGCAACCTCTGGCCCATGATCAAGGTCGCGGTCGACAATCCCAGCCTGATCACCTACCTCGTCGGCGAGCTCCTGAAGACCCATCGCAAGAAGGTCGACAGCCTGCGCGTGTTCATGCCCACCGCCAAGGACGAGGACTGGACCCTCATCCAGGCCGGCCAGCGCGCGCAGGTCATGAAGAAGGACCCGGAGAAGGGCGGCGTGCTGCAGTTCGGCACCGAGGTCGTCTCGGCCGAGGACGGCTCGATCGCGGGCCTGCTCGGCGCATCCCCCGGTGCCTCGACGGCCGTGTCGATCATGCTCGGGCTGCTCAAGGACTGCTTCCCCGACCGCATCGGCGAGTGGGAGCCGCGCCTGCGCGAGCTCATCCCGAGCTACGGCGACACCCTCAACCCGCGCCCCGAGGCCGCGGCCGAGGTGCTCGCCGAGACCGCTGAGGCCCTCGCCCTCACCGCGTGA